CTCCAGGTCGGTATGCCGAGCGCCTTAGCCGCCTCTACATACTCCCTCTCTCTGAGGGATATGAACTGGGCCCTGGTGATCCTCGCGACCGGAACCCAGGAGACCAGACCGATGGCGACGAAGACGACCATCATGCTGGGATTGTTGAATACGGCTATGATGGCCAGAACGAAGAGAAAGAAGGGAAAGGCGAAGACCACGTTTATCAGCCACGATATGGCATCGTCGACCCAGCCTCCGAAGTAACCGGCCAGAGCCCCGAGGGGGATACCTATCATGAGGGACACCAAAGTGGCGAAAACCCCTATCTGCAGGGAGATACGGGCCCCGAACACGACCCTGCTGAGGATATCCCTTCCGTAGAGATCGGTGCCCATGATATGACTCGCGGTGGGGGCGGCCAGTTTAGCCGCCTTTCCCTCGGTCCAGATGAGCTGCTTGAAGGGATCGTAGGGAGCTATCTGAGGAGCGAAAAGGGCCACGAACAGAAGAAAGAGGACCATGATAAGCCCCAACATGGCCAGTTTATTCCTGCGAAAACGCACCCATGCCTCATACCAGAGACTGCCGTGCTTGCGGTTCTTTGCGGTGTCGACCGCTTTATCCTTTTTATTCAACCTCGGTCCCCCCTTAATCGTAACGGATCCTGGGATCGAAGAAGCCGTAGGAGATATCCACGATCAGGTTGGCGACGAGGAAAATCAGCGCCATGAAGATGACCGTCCCCCTTATCATGGGGAAATCCCTGGCTATGAGGGCCTCCACCGAGAGACGACCTATTCCGGGCCAGGCGAATATCGTCTCGGTGAGAACCGCACCGGAAAGCAACGAGGCTATCTGAGTTCCCACTATGGTGACCACGGGAATCATTGCGTTCTTGAGGGCATGCTTCATCACCACGACATTGCCCGCCAATCCCTTGGCCTTGGCAGTCCTTATGTAGTCCTGGTTCAATACCTCAAGCATACAGGACCTGGTAAGACGGGCGGTCAAAGCCCCCGGTCTCACCCCCAAGGTAATCACAGGCAGTATGAGATAGCGCCACGATCCGTCGCCGTATCCCGCTCCGGGCAACCAACCCAGA
This genomic stretch from Dethiosulfovibrio faecalis harbors:
- a CDS encoding ABC transporter permease gives rise to the protein MNKKDKAVDTAKNRKHGSLWYEAWVRFRRNKLAMLGLIMVLFLLFVALFAPQIAPYDPFKQLIWTEGKAAKLAAPTASHIMGTDLYGRDILSRVVFGARISLQIGVFATLVSLMIGIPLGALAGYFGGWVDDAISWLINVVFAFPFFLFVLAIIAVFNNPSMMVVFVAIGLVSWVPVARITRAQFISLREREYVEAAKALGIPTWRIIFSHILPNALAPVIVQATLGLGSIIMVEAGLAFLGFGAQPPTPSWGLMISVGQKYLATGQWWWAIFPGLAIMYTVLAFNFVGDGLRDALDVRLKR